One stretch of Filifactor alocis ATCC 35896 DNA includes these proteins:
- the metK gene encoding methionine adenosyltransferase, protein MRKLFTSESVTEGHPDKICDQISDAILDALLEQDPNSRVACETAVTTGLVMVIGEISTEAYVDFQKTVRETIREIGYDRAKYGFDCDTCAVVNAIDEQSVDIALGVDKARESKEGTAADLQIGAGDQGMMFGFACDETPELMPLPISLAHKLALKLTEVRKKRVLPYLRPDGKTQVTVEYENDKPVRIDTILISSQHSEEVTIEQMQKDLKQYVIDEVLQGQWIDENTKYLVNPTGRFVIGGPHGDSGLTGRKIIVDTYGGYSRHGGGAFSGKDSTKVDRSACYAARWVAKNIVAAGLAKKCEIQLAYAIGVAEPVSILVETFGTETVAVEKIEQAVRKVFDLRPRAIIEQLDLRKPIFKKTAAYGHFGREDQGFQWEKTNRVEELKQAIQA, encoded by the coding sequence ATGAGAAAATTATTTACATCAGAGTCGGTAACAGAGGGACATCCTGATAAAATCTGTGATCAAATTTCGGATGCGATTTTAGATGCACTTTTGGAACAAGATCCAAATTCTCGTGTTGCTTGCGAAACAGCAGTTACAACAGGGTTGGTAATGGTAATTGGAGAAATTTCTACAGAGGCATATGTGGATTTTCAAAAAACAGTTCGTGAAACAATTCGCGAAATCGGATATGACCGTGCAAAATATGGATTCGACTGTGATACTTGTGCCGTTGTCAATGCAATAGACGAGCAAAGTGTAGATATTGCATTGGGTGTGGATAAAGCAAGAGAAAGCAAAGAAGGAACGGCAGCTGACCTTCAAATCGGTGCGGGAGATCAAGGGATGATGTTCGGTTTTGCTTGCGATGAGACACCGGAATTGATGCCGCTTCCGATTTCGTTGGCGCATAAACTGGCTTTGAAATTGACAGAAGTTCGCAAAAAAAGAGTTCTTCCTTATTTGAGACCGGACGGAAAAACTCAGGTAACCGTAGAATATGAGAATGACAAACCTGTTCGTATCGATACCATTTTGATTTCGTCTCAACACAGTGAAGAAGTGACTATCGAACAAATGCAAAAAGATTTGAAACAGTATGTGATTGATGAAGTGTTGCAAGGACAGTGGATTGATGAAAACACGAAATATCTTGTAAATCCGACAGGTCGTTTTGTGATTGGAGGACCTCACGGAGATTCCGGTTTGACAGGTCGTAAAATTATCGTAGATACCTATGGCGGATATTCTCGTCATGGCGGTGGAGCATTCTCCGGAAAAGATTCTACAAAAGTCGATCGCTCAGCATGCTATGCTGCAAGATGGGTTGCAAAAAATATTGTTGCGGCAGGACTTGCGAAAAAATGTGAAATTCAATTAGCTTATGCAATCGGAGTAGCTGAGCCGGTATCTATCTTAGTAGAAACATTCGGTACAGAAACCGTTGCAGTAGAAAAAATTGAGCAAGCAGTACGCAAAGTATTCGATCTTCGCCCAAGAGCAATTATAGAACAACTTGATTTGAGAAAACCAATCTTCAAAAAGACAGCGGCATATGGTCATTTCGGAAGAGAAGACCAAGGTTTCCAATGGGAAAAAACAAATAGAGTAGAAGAGTTGAAACAGGCAATTCAAGCATAG
- a CDS encoding DegV family protein, which produces MIKIVVDSSCDTKKLKNTESILYERVPLTIRVGETEYVDDDSIDVTAMLDDIATKTKRSSTACPSPDAWLKSYQGADELYVFTITSNLSGSYSSAVLAKDMLLEQNPNVKIHVFDTLSAGPEISLLVEKTVELISANNSFEEIVSAINRYSSNTKLLFMLYNLDALISNGRLPKIAGFATSILGISMLGAASEEGTLKPLHKVRGTAKGLRLILSEMISDHFEGGKVIISHVYNESIALAVKETILKQFPGCPIQIMETGGLCGYYASKDGFLIGYETN; this is translated from the coding sequence ATGATAAAAATTGTTGTAGATTCGAGTTGCGATACCAAAAAATTAAAAAATACAGAATCTATTTTATATGAAAGAGTTCCGCTCACTATTCGAGTAGGAGAAACAGAATATGTTGATGATGATTCTATCGATGTTACCGCAATGTTGGATGATATTGCCACAAAAACAAAGCGTTCTTCTACTGCTTGTCCGTCTCCTGATGCGTGGCTCAAATCCTACCAAGGTGCTGATGAACTATATGTATTTACCATTACAAGCAACCTATCCGGAAGTTACAGCTCTGCCGTACTTGCAAAAGATATGCTGCTTGAACAAAATCCGAATGTGAAGATTCATGTTTTTGATACCTTGAGTGCCGGACCTGAAATCAGTTTACTTGTGGAAAAAACCGTTGAATTGATTTCTGCAAACAATTCGTTTGAAGAAATTGTATCTGCAATAAACCGTTATAGTTCCAATACAAAGTTATTGTTCATGCTATATAATTTAGACGCTTTGATTTCAAACGGACGCTTGCCGAAAATCGCAGGCTTTGCAACAAGTATTTTGGGAATTTCTATGCTCGGCGCTGCAAGTGAGGAAGGAACATTGAAACCTCTTCATAAAGTACGCGGTACAGCAAAAGGTCTTCGCTTAATTTTATCAGAAATGATTTCTGACCACTTTGAAGGCGGAAAAGTCATTATTTCTCATGTTTACAATGAGTCAATTGCCCTTGCTGTCAAAGAAACCATATTGAAACAATTCCCGGGTTGTCCGATTCAAATTATGGAAACAGGCGGATTGTGTGGCTATTATGCAAGTAAAGACGGTTTCTTGATTGGATATGAAACAAATTAA
- a CDS encoding ribonucleotide-diphosphate reductase subunit beta: protein MEEIKRKQLFNENGDIELSKRRMINGNTTNLNDFNNMKYTWVSDWYRHAMNNFWIPEEINLTQDIKDYRNLEIEEKEAYDKILSFLIFLDSLQTANLPNVGEFITANEVNLCLTIQAYQEAIHSQSYGYILDSICSPEERTEILYQWKDDPFLLARNKFIGDQYNDFYYNRTKYNLVKTVIANYILEGIYFYSGFMFFYALGRNGKMPGTVQEIRYINRDENSHLWLFRSIILELKKEEPELFTPENIEVFRNMIRQGVEEEIKWANYVIGDHIKGLTMQMVEDYLKYLGNLRCRGLGFEPIYEGYQREPESMSWVSEYSDPNAIKTDFFEGKVSAYAKSSVIEDDL from the coding sequence GTGGAGGAAATTAAACGAAAACAGCTGTTCAATGAAAATGGAGATATTGAACTTTCCAAACGCAGAATGATAAATGGAAATACAACCAACTTGAATGATTTCAACAATATGAAATACACGTGGGTAAGCGATTGGTATCGACATGCCATGAATAACTTTTGGATTCCGGAAGAAATCAATTTGACACAAGACATCAAAGATTATCGTAATTTAGAAATTGAGGAAAAAGAAGCTTATGATAAAATTCTATCCTTTCTAATCTTTTTAGATTCCTTACAAACTGCGAATCTTCCTAATGTCGGAGAATTCATTACTGCAAATGAAGTGAACCTTTGTCTTACGATACAAGCATATCAAGAGGCAATTCACTCCCAAAGTTACGGATATATTTTAGATAGTATCTGTTCTCCTGAAGAGAGAACGGAAATCCTGTATCAATGGAAGGATGATCCGTTTTTACTTGCTCGAAATAAATTTATCGGAGATCAGTACAATGACTTCTACTACAATCGTACAAAATATAATTTGGTAAAAACAGTCATTGCGAACTATATTTTGGAAGGAATTTATTTTTATTCCGGATTTATGTTCTTCTATGCTCTCGGAAGGAATGGCAAAATGCCGGGAACTGTTCAAGAGATTCGATATATCAACCGAGACGAGAATTCACATCTGTGGTTGTTCCGTTCCATTATTTTGGAGCTGAAAAAAGAAGAACCGGAACTTTTTACACCGGAAAATATCGAAGTGTTTCGTAATATGATTCGACAAGGGGTCGAAGAAGAAATCAAGTGGGCGAACTATGTGATTGGAGATCATATCAAAGGATTAACGATGCAAATGGTGGAAGATTACTTGAAATATTTAGGGAACTTGCGCTGTAGGGGATTGGGATTTGAGCCGATTTATGAAGGATATCAGAGAGAGCCTGAATCCATGTCTTGGGTCAGTGAATATTCTGACCCCAATGCAATCAAAACAGATTTTTTTGAAGGAAAAGTTTCAGCGTATGCAAAGTCAAGTGTGATAGAGGATGACCTATAA
- a CDS encoding ribonucleoside-diphosphate reductase subunit alpha has product MQILKRSGEKREFDTSKIETAIQKAFLSVGLPVDSEKIRSMVDTIEERVRTQFPKGHIVTVEEIQDLVEIVLIENNYYAVVKSYILYRASHHTMRKVIEDFEDYFSDKSIVEELREIQKIFTEDVYNLTFLFQKFKAFIKTNMTEEEYLGILIRAASELTSKEAPKWEFVAARLLSLQLNKRIEERANRLELYSFRDKIHYLTKEKRYGDYILEQYQEDEIDELESYLKQERDYLFNYSGLDLVIKRYLITDREGEVLEKVQEMFMGIAMHLAIPEKENKVKWAKKIYDVISQLKVTMATPTMSNARKPFHQLSSCFIDTVPDTLDGIYRSITNFSQVSKHGGGMGLYFGKVRAMGSDIRGHKGVAGGVIRWIKLANDTAVAVDQLGVRQGACAVYLDIWHKDVPEFLQIRTNNGDDRMKAHDVFPAICVPNYFWKLAKENRDANWYMMCPHEIEQVKGFRLEDCYGEEWEEKYQSCIEDSRIDKRVITIKDMVRLILRSAIETGTPFVFNRDIVNEYNPNSHKGMIYSSNLCTEIAQNMQAIESISTEIVVVDGEEIVVEKNKAGDFVVCNLASLVLGNIDVKNKKELEEVVSTVVRALDNVIELNYYPLPYAKITNQKYRAIGLGTSGYHHSLVKNGMLFQSEEHLKFADEVYEDINYFAIKTSCELSKEKGAYPYFEGSDWSNGNYFDKRNYHSTRWNELRKEVNQYGMRNGYLMAVAPTGSTSVISGTTASIDPVMKRYFLEEKKGQIVPRVAPDLTAETFWMYENAHEIDQNWVIQSAGIRQRHIDQSQSVNLYITTEFSMSRMLKLYISAYEHGVKTIYYVRSKSLEVEECDSCSA; this is encoded by the coding sequence ATGCAGATTTTGAAAAGAAGTGGAGAAAAAAGAGAATTTGACACTTCAAAGATTGAAACAGCGATTCAAAAAGCGTTTTTGAGCGTAGGTCTTCCGGTTGATTCCGAGAAGATTAGGAGTATGGTAGATACCATCGAGGAGAGAGTGAGAACACAGTTTCCGAAAGGGCATATCGTTACAGTGGAAGAAATTCAGGATTTGGTAGAAATTGTGTTGATTGAGAACAACTACTACGCTGTGGTAAAATCTTATATTCTATATCGAGCAAGTCATCATACGATGCGAAAAGTGATAGAAGACTTTGAGGATTATTTTTCGGATAAATCGATTGTGGAGGAGTTAAGAGAGATACAAAAAATTTTTACGGAAGATGTTTACAATCTTACCTTTCTGTTCCAAAAATTCAAAGCTTTTATCAAAACAAATATGACAGAAGAAGAATATTTGGGCATCTTGATTCGTGCGGCAAGTGAACTGACAAGCAAAGAGGCTCCAAAGTGGGAGTTTGTTGCGGCAAGACTTTTATCTTTGCAACTAAATAAACGAATTGAGGAGAGAGCCAATCGATTAGAATTATATTCTTTTCGTGATAAAATCCATTACTTAACAAAAGAAAAACGCTATGGAGACTATATTTTGGAACAATATCAAGAGGATGAAATTGATGAACTGGAATCCTATTTGAAACAAGAAAGAGATTATTTGTTCAATTACAGCGGACTGGACTTGGTAATCAAGCGTTATTTAATTACCGATAGAGAAGGCGAAGTATTGGAGAAAGTCCAAGAAATGTTTATGGGAATTGCAATGCACTTAGCGATTCCGGAAAAAGAGAATAAGGTGAAATGGGCAAAAAAAATCTACGATGTCATCAGCCAACTGAAGGTAACGATGGCAACGCCGACCATGTCGAATGCACGAAAGCCGTTTCATCAGTTATCTTCTTGCTTTATTGATACAGTACCGGATACCTTGGATGGAATTTACCGCTCCATCACCAATTTTTCACAGGTGTCAAAGCATGGTGGAGGAATGGGACTTTATTTTGGGAAAGTTCGTGCGATGGGTTCGGATATTCGAGGGCATAAGGGAGTCGCAGGAGGTGTCATCCGTTGGATTAAGTTAGCGAACGATACCGCTGTTGCAGTGGATCAGCTGGGAGTTCGTCAAGGTGCCTGTGCGGTATATTTGGACATTTGGCACAAAGATGTGCCGGAGTTTTTGCAGATTCGTACGAATAACGGAGACGACCGTATGAAAGCTCATGATGTGTTTCCTGCAATCTGTGTTCCGAATTATTTTTGGAAATTGGCAAAAGAAAATCGTGATGCCAACTGGTATATGATGTGTCCTCATGAAATTGAACAGGTAAAAGGTTTCCGTTTGGAAGATTGCTATGGAGAAGAATGGGAAGAAAAATACCAAAGTTGTATAGAAGATTCCCGCATTGACAAGAGAGTTATAACAATTAAAGATATGGTGCGATTGATACTGCGTTCAGCAATCGAAACCGGAACGCCGTTTGTGTTCAATCGTGATATCGTCAATGAATACAATCCGAACTCACACAAAGGAATGATTTATTCATCCAATCTTTGTACGGAAATTGCACAAAATATGCAAGCGATTGAATCAATTTCGACAGAAATCGTTGTTGTGGACGGGGAAGAAATTGTTGTAGAGAAGAACAAAGCAGGAGATTTTGTAGTATGTAATTTAGCATCGTTGGTTCTTGGAAACATAGATGTAAAAAACAAAAAAGAGTTGGAAGAAGTGGTGTCTACTGTTGTAAGAGCATTGGATAATGTCATTGAGTTAAATTACTATCCTCTTCCTTATGCAAAGATAACAAACCAAAAATATCGTGCTATCGGGCTTGGGACAAGCGGATATCATCACAGTTTGGTTAAAAACGGAATGCTATTTCAAAGTGAGGAGCATCTGAAATTCGCCGATGAAGTGTACGAAGATATCAATTATTTTGCAATCAAAACAAGTTGTGAGCTGAGTAAAGAAAAAGGTGCTTATCCTTACTTTGAAGGTTCCGATTGGAGCAACGGAAATTATTTTGATAAGAGAAACTATCATTCAACTCGTTGGAATGAGCTGAGAAAAGAAGTAAATCAATATGGAATGAGAAACGGATATTTGATGGCAGTTGCGCCGACAGGTTCCACATCTGTTATTTCAGGTACGACGGCATCGATTGATCCTGTGATGAAACGGTATTTCTTGGAAGAGAAGAAAGGACAGATTGTTCCTCGAGTTGCACCTGATTTGACGGCAGAAACTTTTTGGATGTATGAAAATGCTCATGAAATTGACCAAAATTGGGTGATTCAATCCGCGGGAATCAGACAGAGACACATTGACCAATCACAGTCGGTAAACCTGTATATCACAACAGAGTTCAGCATGAGTCGCATGTTGAAACTCTATATCAGTGCGTATGAACATGGCGTAAAGACAATCTACTATGTGAGAAGCAAGTCGCTCGAAGTCGAAGAGTGTGATAGTTGCAGTGCATAA
- a CDS encoding Crp/Fnr family transcriptional regulator: protein MKLERMKKFVIFKGMSDEEIQSALEVLRYEEKSYEKGETILYAGSTTKKMGIVLSGSVTVESIDLLGNKTILSYIGVGDFFAETYAFLGNEPLAVDVCANETCNIFFLNIGNITTSYHSGFESWKTKLITNLLTISTRKNLFLSNRVFHTSSKTIRGKLISYLSFVSIKKQKNEFTIPFDRQQLADYLNVDRTALSKEIGKMQKEGLLVCKKNHFLLKESIYQDADMF, encoded by the coding sequence ATGAAACTTGAAAGAATGAAAAAATTTGTGATTTTTAAAGGAATGTCTGATGAAGAAATTCAGTCTGCTCTTGAAGTTCTTCGCTATGAAGAAAAGAGCTATGAAAAAGGAGAAACCATCTTATATGCAGGCTCTACCACAAAAAAAATGGGAATCGTGTTATCCGGAAGCGTTACGGTAGAAAGTATTGACTTATTGGGAAATAAGACCATACTTTCCTATATAGGAGTCGGGGATTTCTTTGCGGAAACCTATGCGTTTTTGGGAAATGAACCTTTGGCAGTCGATGTTTGTGCCAATGAAACTTGTAACATATTTTTTTTGAATATCGGAAACATAACAACATCCTATCACTCAGGTTTTGAATCTTGGAAAACAAAACTAATCACAAATCTGCTCACCATATCCACACGGAAGAATTTGTTTCTTTCCAACAGAGTATTTCATACGAGTTCCAAAACAATTCGAGGAAAATTGATTTCGTATTTAAGTTTTGTTTCGATCAAAAAACAAAAAAATGAATTTACAATCCCGTTTGACAGACAACAGCTGGCTGATTATTTGAATGTCGATAGAACCGCATTGTCAAAAGAGATAGGCAAAATGCAGAAGGAAGGTTTGCTTGTGTGCAAAAAAAATCATTTTTTACTGAAAGAAAGTATCTATCAAGACGCTGATATGTTCTAA
- a CDS encoding ATP-binding protein, whose protein sequence is MIRKIIKINEDKCDGCGICVTACHEGAIDIIDGKAKLTRESFCDGLGDCLPNCPQGAITFEEREAPAYDEKAVKKMQKEKAEKLLSEKLLTENNNLTEHEKQIQLQMSMHAAGQGCSGARFMTFDKPKEETVQTDIGYVKPVSRLGQWPCQIKLVPVKAPFFDGAKLLIAADCTAFAYANLHDEFMKGKITLIGCPKLDEGDYSEKLTQIIAENDIKSVTVVRMEVPCCGGMQRAAETALRNSGKFIPWQIITITRDGKILDL, encoded by the coding sequence ATGATAAGAAAAATAATTAAAATTAACGAAGATAAATGTGACGGATGCGGAATATGTGTAACAGCATGTCACGAAGGGGCGATAGACATCATAGATGGCAAAGCGAAGTTGACAAGAGAAAGTTTTTGCGACGGACTTGGCGACTGTTTACCGAATTGTCCTCAAGGAGCTATTACATTTGAAGAAAGAGAAGCTCCGGCATACGATGAAAAAGCCGTAAAAAAAATGCAAAAGGAAAAAGCTGAAAAATTATTATCTGAAAAATTACTAACGGAGAATAATAACTTGACTGAACACGAAAAACAAATACAACTACAGATGTCAATGCATGCAGCGGGACAAGGATGTTCGGGTGCAAGATTTATGACATTTGATAAACCGAAGGAAGAGACAGTACAAACAGATATAGGATATGTAAAGCCTGTTTCAAGACTTGGACAATGGCCATGTCAAATCAAATTGGTTCCTGTGAAAGCGCCGTTCTTTGATGGTGCGAAGCTTTTGATCGCTGCCGACTGTACTGCATTTGCTTATGCCAATTTACACGATGAATTTATGAAAGGCAAAATCACATTGATAGGATGTCCTAAACTGGATGAAGGCGATTACTCTGAAAAATTGACACAAATCATAGCAGAAAATGATATCAAAAGCGTTACTGTTGTCAGAATGGAAGTTCCTTGTTGTGGTGGAATGCAAAGAGCAGCAGAAACTGCACTTCGTAACAGCGGTAAGTTTATCCCATGGCAAATTATCACCATTACAAGAGACGGCAAAATTTTAGATTTATAA
- a CDS encoding DUF2249 domain-containing protein — MAYTDWKNKVNEFKKIDVRGVVGNFFQGLKKQMSELPQGQGVTVIQTFDPIPLYEVMEDLGFEHHTEKVTESEFHAHFYRAVVKQQEKDIPMRPAALTNMPIIDKELGKISVEFWDLTWNDNKRHLPYEIRLLLSLTNAVGAGRMRQATRELVKAYIFGLDSAALDDVFELLVWNQGIGYFSSEIGPSTLFTAYKTIKQMESQGKERSEIVQTLKEKFGEKNPDIKVV, encoded by the coding sequence ATGGCTTATACAGATTGGAAAAATAAAGTAAACGAATTCAAAAAAATTGATGTGAGAGGTGTTGTTGGAAACTTTTTTCAAGGCTTGAAAAAGCAAATGAGTGAGTTGCCACAAGGTCAAGGAGTTACTGTGATACAAACCTTTGATCCCATCCCTCTTTATGAAGTAATGGAAGATTTAGGATTCGAACATCATACAGAAAAAGTAACAGAATCTGAATTCCATGCTCATTTTTACAGAGCAGTAGTAAAACAACAAGAAAAAGATATTCCTATGCGTCCGGCAGCATTGACTAATATGCCGATTATCGATAAAGAACTTGGAAAAATCTCAGTAGAATTTTGGGATCTTACATGGAATGACAACAAGAGACATCTTCCATACGAAATCAGATTATTGCTATCTTTAACCAATGCAGTCGGAGCAGGAAGAATGCGTCAAGCTACTAGAGAACTGGTAAAAGCATATATATTCGGGCTTGATAGCGCAGCTTTGGATGATGTGTTTGAATTGCTGGTATGGAATCAGGGAATCGGATATTTCAGTTCTGAAATAGGTCCATCCACCTTGTTTACAGCATATAAGACAATCAAACAAATGGAATCTCAAGGTAAAGAACGTTCAGAAATCGTTCAAACATTAAAAGAAAAATTCGGTGAAAAAAATCCGGATATCAAAGTAGTCTAA
- a CDS encoding cupin domain-containing protein, which produces MKEEAGKVFSIARDNKAVDGCTISKEVHGGENYISYFSMAQDTDISAELFPYYKLIILAEGELELYGFSDEIGKLKENESIVTPFDVPVGMKSKSGAIFTEIAIRRDSIMNKVVKAGEAFQLSNLVQYQDGKIVNMDVVHNDKMKFVVMAFDAGTGLSEHAAPGEAIIFALDGEAIIGYEGTEHVLKSGENFHFAKAGKHYVKADKKFKMALLLTLE; this is translated from the coding sequence GTGAAAGAAGAGGCAGGTAAAGTATTTTCCATAGCAAGAGATAATAAGGCAGTAGACGGTTGCACCATATCGAAAGAAGTACATGGCGGCGAAAACTATATCTCCTATTTTTCAATGGCACAAGATACCGATATCAGCGCAGAGTTGTTCCCGTACTACAAGCTTATCATCTTAGCAGAGGGAGAATTAGAACTATACGGATTTTCTGACGAGATAGGAAAACTAAAAGAAAATGAAAGTATTGTTACGCCGTTTGATGTACCGGTTGGTATGAAATCGAAATCAGGCGCAATATTTACTGAAATAGCAATCAGGAGGGACAGTATTATGAATAAAGTGGTAAAAGCGGGCGAAGCATTTCAATTAAGTAATTTAGTGCAATACCAAGATGGAAAAATTGTAAATATGGATGTTGTTCACAACGACAAAATGAAATTTGTTGTAATGGCATTTGATGCTGGAACCGGATTATCGGAACACGCTGCACCGGGAGAAGCAATTATCTTTGCATTGGATGGAGAAGCGATTATCGGATATGAAGGAACAGAACATGTCCTAAAGTCAGGAGAAAATTTCCATTTTGCAAAAGCCGGAAAACACTATGTAAAAGCGGATAAAAAATTCAAAATGGCTCTTCTGTTGACCTTGGAATAA
- a CDS encoding TIGR04076 family protein produces MSKRPKITITLVDKVGKGMCHRGHKIGDSWDYDHDRGALCPLVMHTLFPMIDIVRYGGTLPVSHTGRARFCCPDADVINIFEIKEGED; encoded by the coding sequence ATGTCCAAAAGACCAAAAATAACCATCACCCTGGTTGATAAGGTAGGCAAGGGGATGTGCCACAGGGGACACAAAATAGGAGACAGTTGGGACTATGATCACGATAGAGGGGCATTGTGTCCCTTAGTGATGCATACACTGTTTCCAATGATTGATATTGTGAGATACGGAGGAACACTTCCTGTTTCACACACCGGAAGAGCAAGGTTTTGTTGTCCGGATGCAGATGTAATCAATATTTTTGAAATTAAAGAGGGGGAAGATTAA
- the hcp gene encoding hydroxylamine reductase — MSMFCYQCQETVKGIGCTVKGVCGKTEDVAKLQDLLIYTVKGVSNIVVEEKIDIKELDELNYQFLNSLFMTITNANFDEESIENQIKKMFVLRDRLRENTQLENLHDASTFVVESKEQMLLKASTVGVLATVNEDIRSLRELIIYGLKGMAAYAEHAWNLGKKNFDVLSFMYEALAATLDDSLTIDDLVQLTLKTGEIGVQAMALLDEANTSKYGHPEITKVNIGVRNNPAILISGHDLTDLEQLLEQTEGTGVDVYTHSEMLPAHYYPKFKKYEHFAGNYGNAWWKQVEEFDSFNGPILFTTNCIVPPRKEEIRNRIFTTGATGYPGCKHITADENGKKDFSEIIALAKTLPSPTEIETGIIVGGFAHNQVLSLADKIVEAVKSGAIKKFFVMAGCDGRMKSRSYYTEFAQKLPNDTVILTAGCAKYRYNKLNLPDINGIPRVLDAGQCNDSYSLAVIALKLKEVFGLDDINELPIAFNIAWYEQKAVIVLLALLYLGVKNIHLGPTLPGFLSPNVAKVLVENFGIATIGEVEDDIELFMNM; from the coding sequence ATGAGTATGTTTTGTTATCAATGTCAGGAAACTGTGAAAGGAATAGGTTGTACTGTAAAAGGGGTATGTGGTAAAACCGAAGATGTTGCAAAACTTCAGGATTTATTGATATACACAGTAAAAGGAGTTTCCAACATCGTAGTGGAAGAAAAAATTGATATTAAAGAATTGGATGAATTGAACTATCAATTCTTGAACAGTCTTTTCATGACCATTACAAATGCTAATTTCGATGAAGAATCAATCGAAAATCAAATAAAAAAAATGTTCGTATTGCGTGACCGTTTAAGAGAGAATACTCAACTTGAAAATTTGCATGATGCATCAACTTTTGTTGTAGAATCAAAAGAACAAATGTTGTTAAAAGCATCCACTGTAGGCGTACTGGCAACCGTAAACGAGGATATCCGTTCACTGAGAGAGCTGATTATTTACGGATTGAAGGGTATGGCAGCTTATGCAGAGCATGCATGGAACTTAGGGAAAAAGAACTTTGATGTACTATCCTTTATGTACGAAGCTTTAGCAGCTACATTGGATGATTCCCTTACTATAGATGACTTGGTTCAATTAACATTGAAAACCGGAGAAATCGGAGTACAAGCTATGGCACTCCTTGACGAGGCAAATACAAGCAAATACGGACATCCTGAAATTACAAAAGTAAACATCGGTGTAAGAAACAATCCTGCAATCCTGATTTCAGGACATGATTTGACAGATTTGGAACAGTTGTTGGAACAAACAGAAGGAACCGGAGTTGACGTATATACTCATAGCGAAATGCTTCCGGCTCACTACTATCCAAAGTTCAAAAAGTATGAACACTTTGCAGGTAACTATGGAAATGCGTGGTGGAAACAGGTAGAAGAATTTGACTCCTTCAACGGACCAATTTTATTTACAACAAACTGTATCGTTCCGCCAAGAAAAGAAGAAATCAGAAACAGAATTTTCACAACAGGTGCTACCGGTTATCCGGGATGTAAACATATTACAGCTGATGAAAACGGAAAGAAAGACTTCTCTGAAATCATCGCTCTTGCAAAAACACTACCTTCGCCAACAGAAATTGAAACAGGAATCATCGTAGGAGGATTCGCACACAATCAAGTTCTTTCCTTAGCTGACAAAATCGTAGAAGCGGTAAAAAGCGGAGCTATCAAAAAATTCTTTGTTATGGCAGGTTGTGACGGTAGAATGAAATCCAGAAGTTATTATACTGAATTTGCACAAAAACTACCGAACGATACTGTTATCCTAACAGCAGGTTGTGCAAAATACAGATACAACAAACTGAACCTACCTGATATTAACGGCATCCCAAGAGTATTGGATGCAGGACAATGTAACGATTCTTACTCGTTAGCGGTAATCGCATTGAAATTGAAAGAAGTATTCGGCTTAGATGACATCAATGAATTGCCTATCGCTTTCAATATTGCATGGTATGAGCAAAAAGCAGTAATCGTATTGTTGGCACTTCTTTACCTTGGAGTTAAAAATATTCACTTAGGACCGACTTTACCGGGATTCTTATCTCCAAATGTTGCAAAAGTCCTTGTAGAAAACTTCGGAATCGCAACCATCGGTGAAGTAGAAGACGATATTGAGTTATTTATGAATATGTAA